CTGTTCGACCTCGCTGGTGGCGATCCACATGGCCTGCCAGTCGCTGAATTCGGGCGAATGCGACATGGCGCTGGCCGGCGGCGTCACCATCGAGCTGCCGCACGGGCTGGGCTATCTCTACAAGGAAAACGAGATCCTGTCGCCGGACGGCCATTGCCACGCCTTCGACCACCGGGCGCAGGGCACGGTCTTCGGCAGCGGCGCGGCGGTGCTGGCGCTGCGGCGGGCGGCGGACGCGATTGCCGATGGCGACCATATCTGGGCGATCATCAAGGGCTCGGCCATCAACAACGACGGCGCCGCCAAGGCGGGCTATCTCGCCCCCAGCGTCGAGGGCCAGGCGCAGGCGATTTCCGAGGCGCTGGTCATGGCCGGCGTCAGTTCCGACAGCATCGGCTATGTCGAATGCCACGGCACCGGCACGGCGCTGGGCGACCCGATCGAGGTCGCGGCGCTGAACCAGGCCTACGCGCGGGTCTCGGACGGCACGCGGCAGGGGCCTTGCCATATCGGCTCGGTCAAGACCAATATCGGCCATCTGGATACGGCGGCGGGCAGCGCGGGGCTGATCAAGTCGGCCCTGGCGGTGCATCACGGCCAGATCCCGGCCAGCCTGGGCTATGAGGCGCCGAACCCGGCCATCGACTTCGAGGGCGGGCCGTTCCGCGTCAACGACCGGCTTTCGGACTGGCCGCTGCCGGGGCCGCGCCGGGCCGGGGTGAACTCGCTGGGCGTCGGCGGCACCAATGCGCATGTGATCGTGCAGGAGCCGCCGCTGGCGCAGCCTTCGGGCGAATCGGACTGGCCGTTCCAGATCATCGCCGTCTCGGGCCGCAGCAAGGCGGCGCTGGATGCCAATGCGGCGGCGCTGGCCGGCTGGCTGGCGGCGAACCCGGAGGTGAACCTGGCCGACCTGTCCTTCACCCTGACGCAGGGCCGGCGGCAGTTCGACCGGCGCCGGGTGCTGGTTGCCGAAACCGCCGCGCAGGCGGCGGCGCTGCTGGCCGATCCCGACCCGCGGCTGGTCTTCGACCACCAGCCGGTCGGCGACCCGGCCGAGGCGGTGTTCATGCTGCCCGGCGGCGGCGCGCAATATGCCGGCATGGCGCGCGGGCTCTATGAGACCGAGCCGACCTTCCGCGAATGGATGGATCGCGGGCTGGACCATATGGCGGCCGCGCATGGCGTGGACCTGCGGGCGCTGTGGCTGCCCGAGCCGGGCGCCGAGGCCGAGGCGGACCGGCGGCTGCTGCAACCCTCGCTGCAATTGCCGCTGCTGATGATTACCGAATATGCGCTGGCGCAGCTGTGGATCAGCTGGGGCGTGCAGCCCGCGGCGCTGATCGGGCATTCCATGGGCGAGAACACCGCCGCCTGCATCGCCGGGGTGATGAGCTTTCAGGATTGCATCGGGCTGGTGCGGCTGCGCGGCTTGCTGATGGACCGGGTGCCGGCGGGCGGCATGCTGTCGGTGCCGCTGGAGCCCGAGGATTTCGCCGCCGAGCTGGCCGAGCTGGGGCTGGACCTGGCGGCGGTCAACGGGCCGTCGATGGCGGTGGTCTCGGGGCCGGACGCGAAGCTGGACGAATTCGCCGCGAAGATGGCGGCGCGCGAGGTGGAATGCCAGCGCATCGCCATTTCCATCGCCGCGCATTCGCGGCTGCTCGACGGGGTGATGGCGGAATTCCGCGCCTATCTGGCCTCGATCCCGCTGCACCCGCCGCGCATTCCGATCATCTCGAACCGCTCGGGCCTGCCCCTGAGCGATGCCGAGGCCACCAGTCCCGACTATTGGGTCGCGCATCTGCGCGGCACCGTGCGCTTTGCCGATGGCATCGCGCATCTGGCGCAGGTGCCGGGGCGGGTCTTCCTGGAGGTCGGGCCGGGCCGCGCCATGCAGGCGATGGCCAAGGCCAACCCGGGCGTCGCGGCGCATCAGGTGGTGTCCACGTTGCGCCACCGCGACCACGCGACCGAGGATGACAGCTTCTTCATGGCCGCGCTGGCCCGGTTCTGGGCCTGCGGCGGCGCCATCGACTGGGGCCAGATCTGGGGCGAGGCCCCGCGCCGGCGGCTGTCGCTGCCGGGCTATGCCTTCCAGCGCAAGCGCTATTTCATCGAGCGTTCCGCCAGCGTGGCCTCGGACGTGGCCGACGAGCTGGCCCGGATCGAGGAACCCGCCGAATGGGGCTGGCGCCCGGCCTGGAAGCTCGCCTCGCCGAATATCGAGATCGGGCCGCAGGGTCCGGTGGCGACGGGCGCGCAGAACTGGCTGGTCTTCGTCGACGAGCTGGGCCTGGGCGAGCGGGTGGCGGCGGCCTTGCGCGCCCGCGGCCAGCGCGTGGCCGAGGTGCGTATCGGCGACAGTTTCGCCGACAAGACCGTGTCCGGGGGCGAGGGCCGCTTCCTGCTGCCGGTCGAATCCGACCGCGAGGGCTATGAGATGCTGCTGGCGGCGCTGGCGGCGCAGGACATGGTGCCCGAGCGCATCCTGCACCTGTGGTCGGTGACGCAAGGCGCGAAGTTCCGCCCCGGCTCGAGCCTGCTCAACAGCCAGCTGGAGCGCGGCTTCTTCGGGCTCTTGCACCTGGCGCAGGCCATCGGCACGGAACTGCCCGAGGCCAGGCTGGAGCTGATCGCGGTATGCAACGACGCGCTGCGCGTCGCGGACGAGCCGGCGCCCAGCCCCGAGAAGGCGACGGCGGCGGGACCGATCCGGGTCATGCCGCATGAGATGCCGAACATCCGCGCCCGGCTGGTCGATGTGCGGGTGCCGAAGGCGCTGGACGCGCTGGCCGCGAACCTGCTGGAAGAGGCGCTGGCGCCCTCGGGCGCGGCCATTGCGGCTTGGCGCGACGGGCGCCGCTTCGAGCAAGGCCTTGAAAAGGTTGCGCTGGCCGATGACGGCATGGCCGGCGTGCCGGCGGGGGCGACCTGCCTGATCACCGGCGGTTTCGGCGGCATCGGCCAGGCCATTGCCCGCGAGCTGGCCGGGCGCGGCGGCGCGAAGCTGGCGCTGACCACGCGCGGGCGGGTGGACAGCCCGGCCGTGCTGGCCTCGGTCCGCCAACTGGAGGGCTTGGGAGCCGAGGTGCTGGCGATCCGCGCCGATGTGACCAGCCCCGAGGACATGGCCCGGGCCGTGGCCGAGACCAAGGCGCGCTTCGGCAGCCTCGACGTGGTGCTGCATGCGGCGGGGGTGATCCGCGACGGCCTGATTGCCGCCAAGACCGACGACGATGCCTGGGACGTGCTGGCGCCGAAGCTCTTGGGCACCCGGGCGCTGACCCTGGCGCTGGCCGACAACCCGGCCAAGCTGACGGTGCTGTTTGCCTCGACCTCCTCGGTGATCGCGCCGGCGGGGCAGGCGGATTACGTCGCCGCCAACGAATATCTGAACGCGGTGGCGCGCGCGGCGCCGCCGGCGCTGGGGCGCGTGGTGGCGGTGAACTGGGGCGTCTGGGCCGATGCCGGCATGGCGGCGCGGGCGATGGGGCTGGACACGGCCTCGGTCGTCGCGGTGCCGCAGGGCCGGCCGCTGCTCGATGACAGCCTGCCGGTTCCGGGCGGGCGCGAGTTCCGCAGCACGCTGCGGATCGAGGACTGGATCATCGGCGGCCACAAGACCGCCGCGGGCCAGGCGCTGATGCCCGGCACCGGCTGGATCGAGCTGGTCTGCGAGGCGGCGCTGGAATCCGGCCTGTCGCTGCCGATCGTGATCCGCGACCTGGAATTCCGCCGGCCGCTGCTGGTGACGGACAAGGCCATGGTGACGACGCGGGTGACGCCCGAGGGCGATGCCATGCGCATCGACATCCTGGACGACCCGCAGGGCGATCCGAACGTCACCGCGCTGGTCGCGGGCCTGGCCGCGCCCGCGCCCGAGGCGCTGGCGGTTGCGGGCGGCTGGGACCAGGACGGGCAGGGCGCGGCGCTGCCTTCGGCGCAGGAACGGCAGATGGCTTTCGGTCCGCGCTGGAAGGTGCTGCGCCGCTTCCGCATCGCCGAGGGCGAGGGCCTGGCCGAGCTGTCGCTGGCGCCGGAATTCGCCGGCGAGGCGGGCGAGTGGCTGGCGCATCCGGCGCTGCTGGACATCGCCACCGGCTGGGCCATGGCGCTCATCAAGGGCTGGTCGCCCGATCACCTGTGGGTGCCGATGGGCTATCGCTCGATCCGGCTTTACGCGCCCTTGCCGGCGCAGGTCACCAGCCGCATCCGCAACGCGGGCGAGAACAGCGATGCCCAGGGCATGGCGCAGTTCGACATCAGCCTGGCCGGGCCGGACGGCGCGATTGTCGCGGAAATCAAGGGCTTCGCGCTGAGGAAGCTGTCGGCGGCGCTCTCGGCCCAGCCGCAGCGGGCGGCCGCCCCGCGCAGCCTGTCGCCGGCCGAGCGGCGCTTGCAGCACAATATCAGCCAGGGCATCCCGGCCGCCATCGGCCCCTCGATGCTGAGCCGGGCGATCTCGACCGGGCTGGCGCAGGTCTATGTCTCGTCCTTGGACCTGAACGCGCTGATCCTCGAGGCCGGCGTGGTCGAGGATGCCGCGCCCAGCGAGGGCGGCTTCGAGCGTCCCGACCTCGACAGCGATTTCGTCGCGCCGGCACCCGGCACCCAGGCCGAACTGGCGGCGATCTGGTCCGAACTGCTGGGCATCGCCCAAGTCGGCGCCGCGGACAGCTTCTTCGACCTGGGCGGGCATTCGCTGATCGCGGTGCGCATGTTCGGGCAGCTGCGCAAGAAATTCGGCGTCGACCTGCCGATCTCAACCCTGTTCGAGGCGCCGACCATCGCCGGCCTGGCCGCGCTGGTCGAGGAACGCACCGGCCCGCGCGAGCTGGTTTCGCCCGACAACGTGGCCAAGCTGCCGGTGTCGCAGAAACCGCGCTTCCGCTTTGTCGTGGACATGGGCGGGCGCGGCGACGGCACGCCCTTCTTTATCGTCGCCGGCATGTTCGGCAATATCATGAACCTGCGGCAACTGGCGCAGCGCACCGGCGCCGACCGCCGCTTCTATGGCCTGCAGGCGCGCGGGCTTCTGGGCGACGACAAGCCGCATGAGAGCTTTGCCGAGGCGGCGCGCGACTATATCGCGGAGATCCGCCAGGTGCAGCCGAACGGCCCCTATCTGCTGGGCGGTTTCTCGGGTGGCGGGCTGACCGCCTATGAGATGGCGCGGCAGCTGCGCGCGGCGGGCGAGGAGGTGGCGATGCTGGTCATGCTCGACACGCCCCTGCCGCTGCGTGAGCCGGTCAGCCGCAAGGACCGGCTGGCGATCCGCCTGGGCGAATTGCGCGAGGGCGGTCCCGGCTTCGTCTGGAAATGGCTGCGCGACCGCGTGGCCTATGAATTCCAGCGCCGCAGCAAGGCCAAGGCGGTCGAGGCCGAGGTTTCGGCCGAGGCGACGGGCGCCTTCCACGACCTGGCCATCGAGGCGGCCTTCCTGGCCGCGCTGCCGGGGATGCAGGTGACGGAATGGGACGGGCCGGTGGCGATGTTCCGCCCGCCCTTGGACAAACGCTGGAAGGTGACCGGCGGGCGCTGGATCAACTCGGGCCGCGATTATGTCGTCGAGGACAACGGCTGGACGCCCTACATGCCGCAGTTGCGGGTGATCGAGGTGCCAGGCGACCATGATTCCATGGTGCTTGAGCCGAATGTGCGGCGCATGGCCTCGGTCCTGCGCGAGATCCTGCGCGAGGCCGATGCCGCGCCCTCCAGCGTCAAGGCGGCAGAGTGACCATGAACGGCAATCCCAGCGTCCAGG
This portion of the Paracoccus sp. N5 genome encodes:
- a CDS encoding type I polyketide synthase, whose protein sequence is MAFDKSVVEDSDIAIVGMAAQLPGAAGVAEYWDNLCRGVESIRRLPEAELIARGESRARMADPNYVPSAAILGQFDEFDAEFFGLSPKEAAIMDPQHRKFLETCWHALEDAAHVPERFAGNIGVWAGCGAGSYYYWNVCSNRDLVDGVGHFLLRHTGNDKDFLSTRVSHVFDLKGPSVNVQTACSTSLVAIHMACQSLNSGECDMALAGGVTIELPHGLGYLYKENEILSPDGHCHAFDHRAQGTVFGSGAAVLALRRAADAIADGDHIWAIIKGSAINNDGAAKAGYLAPSVEGQAQAISEALVMAGVSSDSIGYVECHGTGTALGDPIEVAALNQAYARVSDGTRQGPCHIGSVKTNIGHLDTAAGSAGLIKSALAVHHGQIPASLGYEAPNPAIDFEGGPFRVNDRLSDWPLPGPRRAGVNSLGVGGTNAHVIVQEPPLAQPSGESDWPFQIIAVSGRSKAALDANAAALAGWLAANPEVNLADLSFTLTQGRRQFDRRRVLVAETAAQAAALLADPDPRLVFDHQPVGDPAEAVFMLPGGGAQYAGMARGLYETEPTFREWMDRGLDHMAAAHGVDLRALWLPEPGAEAEADRRLLQPSLQLPLLMITEYALAQLWISWGVQPAALIGHSMGENTAACIAGVMSFQDCIGLVRLRGLLMDRVPAGGMLSVPLEPEDFAAELAELGLDLAAVNGPSMAVVSGPDAKLDEFAAKMAAREVECQRIAISIAAHSRLLDGVMAEFRAYLASIPLHPPRIPIISNRSGLPLSDAEATSPDYWVAHLRGTVRFADGIAHLAQVPGRVFLEVGPGRAMQAMAKANPGVAAHQVVSTLRHRDHATEDDSFFMAALARFWACGGAIDWGQIWGEAPRRRLSLPGYAFQRKRYFIERSASVASDVADELARIEEPAEWGWRPAWKLASPNIEIGPQGPVATGAQNWLVFVDELGLGERVAAALRARGQRVAEVRIGDSFADKTVSGGEGRFLLPVESDREGYEMLLAALAAQDMVPERILHLWSVTQGAKFRPGSSLLNSQLERGFFGLLHLAQAIGTELPEARLELIAVCNDALRVADEPAPSPEKATAAGPIRVMPHEMPNIRARLVDVRVPKALDALAANLLEEALAPSGAAIAAWRDGRRFEQGLEKVALADDGMAGVPAGATCLITGGFGGIGQAIARELAGRGGAKLALTTRGRVDSPAVLASVRQLEGLGAEVLAIRADVTSPEDMARAVAETKARFGSLDVVLHAAGVIRDGLIAAKTDDDAWDVLAPKLLGTRALTLALADNPAKLTVLFASTSSVIAPAGQADYVAANEYLNAVARAAPPALGRVVAVNWGVWADAGMAARAMGLDTASVVAVPQGRPLLDDSLPVPGGREFRSTLRIEDWIIGGHKTAAGQALMPGTGWIELVCEAALESGLSLPIVIRDLEFRRPLLVTDKAMVTTRVTPEGDAMRIDILDDPQGDPNVTALVAGLAAPAPEALAVAGGWDQDGQGAALPSAQERQMAFGPRWKVLRRFRIAEGEGLAELSLAPEFAGEAGEWLAHPALLDIATGWAMALIKGWSPDHLWVPMGYRSIRLYAPLPAQVTSRIRNAGENSDAQGMAQFDISLAGPDGAIVAEIKGFALRKLSAALSAQPQRAAAPRSLSPAERRLQHNISQGIPAAIGPSMLSRAISTGLAQVYVSSLDLNALILEAGVVEDAAPSEGGFERPDLDSDFVAPAPGTQAELAAIWSELLGIAQVGAADSFFDLGGHSLIAVRMFGQLRKKFGVDLPISTLFEAPTIAGLAALVEERTGPRELVSPDNVAKLPVSQKPRFRFVVDMGGRGDGTPFFIVAGMFGNIMNLRQLAQRTGADRRFYGLQARGLLGDDKPHESFAEAARDYIAEIRQVQPNGPYLLGGFSGGGLTAYEMARQLRAAGEEVAMLVMLDTPLPLREPVSRKDRLAIRLGELREGGPGFVWKWLRDRVAYEFQRRSKAKAVEAEVSAEATGAFHDLAIEAAFLAALPGMQVTEWDGPVAMFRPPLDKRWKVTGGRWINSGRDYVVEDNGWTPYMPQLRVIEVPGDHDSMVLEPNVRRMASVLREILREADAAPSSVKAAE